The following proteins come from a genomic window of Ignavibacteria bacterium:
- a CDS encoding HlyD family efflux transporter periplasmic adaptor subunit translates to MDKIKKIYSLFKKGKKENTNAPGGPVKYKALNLFEHATRQEFSTSVATFLDTPPSWVLRGPIYLIFVILIGALIYSTIVEVDDTVTSALIIKGEDYVVQAPFSGIVSSIGINENDIVTFNDVLLSIYSPNINATGLERKDFVEKRDEVIKKILKLNEFIKQTKGIGEYYAKRDKRFRVPVPGEVTSDLNNFSFDSAAYDVKNYSGLNEYQLMISDLKVKANNILNEVRKSDILLSKREKIYRENKSLLKEGIISSPDLMNSERDYYSVSSSIDNYISSFKTEVLNALKQMSSLRQSLIVQLGDYNLQIKNVNSRTEGVEITQSQAIVKAQFPGVVSQLFVKSSQMINQGEVICRIIRNDFPRYGMIYIENKDISKVKVGQPVFVKFNAFPYQEYGVQEGKLVSLAKDTKLVEGLGYVYEAQVGFTKKNPRINLIYGANGLAEVVVGKKRIIELVFAPIGKFFDYLSGEDENK, encoded by the coding sequence ATGGATAAAATAAAAAAGATCTATTCTCTTTTCAAAAAGGGCAAGAAAGAGAATACCAATGCACCCGGCGGGCCGGTCAAATATAAGGCGTTAAATCTTTTTGAGCACGCAACAAGGCAGGAATTTTCGACATCCGTTGCCACATTTCTGGATACACCCCCGAGCTGGGTCTTACGTGGTCCCATTTATCTCATTTTTGTAATTCTGATAGGCGCCCTAATCTATTCTACCATTGTCGAGGTGGATGATACCGTTACTTCGGCACTAATCATAAAAGGTGAAGATTACGTCGTGCAGGCGCCTTTCTCGGGCATTGTCTCTTCAATCGGGATCAATGAAAATGACATTGTCACTTTCAACGATGTGCTCCTGTCAATTTACTCACCCAACATTAATGCAACAGGCCTGGAAAGGAAGGATTTTGTAGAGAAGCGCGATGAGGTGATAAAAAAGATACTGAAGCTAAATGAGTTTATAAAGCAGACGAAAGGCATTGGAGAGTACTACGCAAAACGCGACAAGAGGTTCAGGGTTCCCGTTCCCGGTGAAGTCACTTCAGACCTTAACAACTTCAGTTTTGATTCGGCTGCATACGACGTAAAAAACTACAGCGGCCTTAATGAATACCAGCTGATGATATCCGACTTGAAGGTAAAAGCAAATAACATATTAAATGAAGTAAGAAAGTCGGACATTCTTCTGTCCAAACGTGAAAAGATCTACAGGGAAAACAAGTCTTTATTAAAAGAAGGCATTATCTCCAGTCCGGATTTGATGAATTCGGAAAGGGACTACTACTCTGTCTCTTCATCAATAGATAATTATATCAGCTCATTTAAGACAGAAGTTCTTAATGCGCTTAAGCAGATGAGCTCACTCCGCCAGAGCCTCATAGTACAGCTTGGCGATTACAATCTGCAAATAAAAAATGTCAACAGCAGAACCGAGGGCGTTGAGATAACACAAAGCCAGGCAATAGTAAAGGCACAGTTCCCAGGTGTAGTAAGCCAGCTCTTTGTGAAGTCAAGCCAGATGATAAATCAGGGTGAAGTTATCTGCAGAATAATAAGAAATGATTTCCCGAGATATGGAATGATCTACATTGAGAACAAGGATATTTCAAAGGTAAAGGTAGGTCAGCCTGTATTTGTAAAATTCAACGCTTTTCCTTATCAGGAATATGGAGTTCAGGAAGGCAAGCTGGTCAGTCTTGCAAAAGACACAAAGCTTGTTGAGGGCCTGGGTTATGTATATGAAGCTCAGGTTGGTTTTACTAAAAAGAACCCGCGCATAAACCTGATCTATGGCGCCAATGGCCTTGCAGAGGTTGTAGTCGGCAAAAAGCGGATAATTGAACTTGTTTTTGCCCCGATAGGAAAATTCTTTGACTACTTAAGCGGGGAGGATGAAAATAAATAG